In one window of Caballeronia sp. TF1N1 DNA:
- the thrC gene encoding threonine synthase gives MNYISTRGAGSNERHTFSDILLGGLAKDGGLYLPAEYPRVSADELARWRTLSYADLAFEVLSKFSDDIPADDLRSLTRKTYVAQVYSNVRHEESAAQITPLKTLGMENGTPLSLLELSNGPTLAFKDMAMQLLGNLFEYALEKHGETLNILGATSGDTGSAAEYAMRGKTGVRVFMLSPHKKMSAFQTAQMFSLQDPNIFNLAVEGNFDHCQDIVKAVSNDHAYKAKHKIGTVNSINWARVVAQVVYYFKGYFAATKSNDERVSFTVPSGNFGNVCAGHIARMMGLPIDQLVVATNENDVLDEFFRTGIYRVRGADETYHTTSPSMDISKASNFERFVYDLLGRDPARVLQLFRDVDEKGGFDLAASGDFARVKQFGFVSGKSDHDDRVNTIRDVFERYGTMIDTHTADGVKVARENLKPGVPMIVLETAQPIKFGETIREALNREPERPVAFVGLEKLPQRFDIVPADAAVVKAFIAERT, from the coding sequence ATGAACTACATCTCGACGCGCGGCGCCGGCTCGAACGAGCGCCACACGTTCTCGGACATCTTGCTCGGCGGTCTCGCAAAGGACGGCGGTCTGTATCTGCCGGCGGAATATCCGCGCGTATCGGCCGATGAACTCGCGCGCTGGCGCACGCTGTCGTATGCGGATCTCGCCTTCGAAGTGCTGTCGAAATTCAGCGATGACATTCCCGCCGACGACCTGCGTTCGCTTACGCGCAAGACTTACGTCGCGCAGGTCTACAGCAACGTGCGCCACGAAGAAAGCGCCGCGCAGATCACGCCGCTGAAGACGCTGGGCATGGAGAACGGCACGCCGCTGTCGTTGCTCGAACTGTCGAACGGTCCGACGCTCGCCTTCAAAGACATGGCAATGCAACTACTCGGCAATCTCTTCGAGTACGCATTGGAAAAGCACGGCGAAACGCTCAACATTCTCGGTGCAACGTCGGGCGATACCGGCAGCGCCGCCGAATATGCCATGCGCGGCAAGACCGGCGTGCGTGTGTTCATGCTCTCGCCGCATAAAAAGATGAGTGCGTTTCAGACGGCGCAGATGTTCTCGCTGCAAGACCCGAACATCTTCAACCTCGCGGTCGAAGGCAATTTCGACCATTGCCAGGACATCGTGAAGGCCGTATCGAACGATCACGCCTACAAGGCGAAGCACAAGATCGGCACGGTCAATTCGATCAACTGGGCACGCGTGGTCGCGCAAGTCGTGTACTACTTCAAGGGCTATTTTGCCGCGACGAAGAGCAACGACGAGCGCGTGTCGTTCACGGTGCCGTCGGGCAACTTCGGCAACGTCTGCGCGGGGCATATCGCGCGCATGATGGGTCTGCCGATCGATCAGCTCGTGGTCGCCACCAACGAAAACGACGTGCTCGACGAATTCTTCCGCACGGGCATCTATCGCGTGCGCGGCGCGGACGAGACGTATCACACGACCAGCCCGAGCATGGATATTTCGAAGGCGTCGAACTTCGAGCGTTTTGTGTACGACCTGCTCGGCCGCGACCCGGCGCGCGTGCTGCAACTGTTCCGCGACGTCGACGAGAAGGGCGGCTTCGATCTCGCGGCGAGCGGCGACTTTGCGCGGGTGAAGCAATTCGGCTTCGTGTCGGGCAAGAGCGATCACGACGACCGCGTGAACACCATTCGCGATGTGTTCGAGCGTTACGGCACGATGATCGACACGCACACCGCCGACGGCGTGAAGGTTGCTCGCGAGAACCTCAAACCCGGCGTGCCGATGATCGTGCTCGAGACCGCGCAGCCGATCAAATTCGGCGAGACCATCCGCGAGGCGTTGAACCGCGAGCCGGAGCGTCCCGTCGCGTTCGTGGGACTTGAAAAACTGCCACAAAGGTTCGATATCGTTCCTGCGGATGCAGCCGTGGTGAAGGCGTTTATCGCTGAACGGACTTAA
- a CDS encoding homoserine dehydrogenase, giving the protein MEPIKVGLLGFGTVGSGTFTVLRRNQEEIRRRAGRGIEITRIAVRTPSKVQAAADVAVTDDFLAVVDDPAISIVCEMIGGTGFARELVLRAIANGKHVVTANKALLAVHGTEIFEAAHAKGVMVAFEAAVAGGIPIIKALREGLSANRIEYIAGIINGTTNYILSEMRDRGLDFATALKGAQDLGYAEADPTFDIEGVDAAHKVTIMSAIAFGVPVQFDRAYVEGISKLAAIDIRYAEDLGYRIKLLGIARRTEKGIELRTHPTLVPAKRLLANVEGAMNAVVVHGDAVGTTLYYGKGAGAEPTASAVVADLVDVTRLHTADPEHRVPHLAFQPGSLANTPILPIDEVTSGYYLRLRVADVTGVLANITRILADKGISIDALLQKESEDVGGEHKGETDIILITHETVEKNANAAIAQIEALSTVVSKVTKLRMATLN; this is encoded by the coding sequence ATGGAACCGATCAAGGTAGGACTGTTGGGCTTCGGCACGGTTGGCAGCGGCACCTTCACGGTGCTGCGCCGCAATCAGGAAGAAATCAGACGCCGCGCGGGACGAGGTATCGAAATCACGCGCATTGCCGTGCGTACACCGTCGAAGGTGCAAGCGGCAGCGGACGTGGCGGTCACCGACGACTTCCTCGCCGTCGTCGACGACCCGGCGATATCCATCGTTTGCGAAATGATCGGCGGCACGGGCTTCGCGCGCGAATTGGTGCTGCGCGCCATCGCCAACGGCAAACACGTGGTCACGGCGAACAAGGCACTGCTCGCGGTGCACGGCACGGAGATTTTCGAAGCCGCGCACGCAAAGGGCGTGATGGTTGCGTTCGAAGCAGCGGTGGCGGGCGGCATTCCAATCATCAAGGCGCTTCGCGAGGGCCTGAGCGCGAACCGTATCGAATATATCGCGGGCATCATCAACGGCACGACGAACTACATTCTTTCGGAGATGCGTGACCGCGGGCTGGACTTCGCGACCGCGTTGAAGGGCGCGCAAGATCTGGGTTACGCGGAGGCCGATCCCACTTTCGACATCGAAGGCGTCGACGCCGCGCACAAGGTCACGATCATGAGCGCGATCGCGTTCGGCGTGCCGGTGCAGTTCGACCGCGCGTACGTGGAAGGCATCAGCAAGCTCGCGGCCATCGACATTCGTTACGCGGAGGATCTCGGCTATCGCATCAAGCTGCTCGGCATCGCGCGGCGCACGGAGAAGGGCATCGAGTTGCGCACGCACCCCACGCTGGTGCCGGCCAAGCGTCTGCTCGCCAACGTCGAAGGCGCGATGAACGCGGTCGTCGTGCATGGCGATGCGGTCGGCACGACGCTCTACTACGGCAAGGGCGCGGGCGCGGAGCCGACGGCGTCGGCCGTGGTCGCCGATCTCGTGGATGTCACGCGTCTGCATACGGCCGACCCGGAGCATCGCGTGCCGCATCTGGCCTTCCAGCCGGGCAGTCTGGCGAACACGCCCATCTTGCCAATCGACGAAGTGACGAGCGGCTATTACTTGCGTTTGCGTGTCGCCGACGTGACGGGCGTGCTTGCCAACATCACGCGCATTCTCGCGGACAAGGGCATCTCCATCGACGCGTTGCTGCAGAAGGAATCGGAAGACGTCGGCGGCGAGCACAAGGGCGAGACGGACATCATCCTCATCACGCACGAGACGGTGGAAAAGAACGCGAACGCGGCGATCGCCCAGATCGAAGCGCTCTCCACGGTCGTCTCCAAGGTGACGAAACTGCGCATGGCAACGCTGAATTAA
- a CDS encoding pyridoxal phosphate-dependent aminotransferase, which produces MKPILKSNKLQNVCYDIRGPVLEHAKRLEEEGHRIIKLNIGNLAPFGFEAPDEIIQDMIRNLPGSSGYSDSKGVFAARKAIMHYTQQKGVTGVTLDDIFIGNGASELIVMAMQALLNDGDEVLLPAPDYPLWTAAVSLSAGTPRHYMCDEGNGWMPDLDDIRSKITANTKALVVINPNNPTGALYSDELLLELIDIAREHGLIIFADEVYDKIVYDGMTHTSMAALSEDVLTVTFNSLSKSYRSCGYRAGWMAVSGLIEENRRRAKDYLEGLGILASMRLCPNVPGQYAIQTALGGYQSINDLIVPGGRLFKQRELAYDMLTAIPGVTCVKPQAALYMFPKLDPKMYPIENDQQFITDLLLEERVLLVQGTGFNWPTPDHFRVVFLPNLDDLADSINRIARFLDGYRKRHSA; this is translated from the coding sequence GTGAAACCGATTCTCAAATCCAACAAGCTGCAAAACGTCTGCTACGACATTCGCGGGCCCGTGCTCGAACACGCGAAGCGTCTCGAAGAAGAAGGGCATCGCATCATCAAGCTCAATATCGGCAATCTGGCGCCGTTCGGTTTCGAAGCGCCGGACGAGATCATTCAGGACATGATCCGCAATCTGCCGGGTTCGTCGGGCTATTCGGATTCGAAGGGCGTATTCGCCGCGCGCAAGGCGATCATGCATTACACGCAGCAAAAGGGCGTGACGGGCGTGACGCTCGACGACATTTTCATCGGCAACGGGGCGTCGGAACTTATCGTCATGGCCATGCAGGCGCTTCTGAACGATGGCGACGAGGTGTTGCTGCCCGCGCCCGACTATCCGCTCTGGACGGCCGCGGTAAGTCTTTCCGCCGGCACGCCGCGTCACTACATGTGCGACGAAGGCAATGGCTGGATGCCCGATCTCGACGACATCCGCTCGAAGATCACCGCCAACACCAAGGCGCTCGTCGTCATCAACCCGAACAATCCGACGGGCGCGCTGTATTCGGACGAACTGCTGCTCGAACTGATCGACATTGCGCGCGAACACGGCCTGATCATTTTCGCGGACGAGGTCTACGACAAGATCGTCTACGACGGCATGACGCACACGTCCATGGCCGCGCTTTCCGAGGACGTGCTTACCGTCACGTTCAACAGTCTCTCGAAGAGTTACCGTTCGTGCGGTTATCGCGCGGGCTGGATGGCCGTGTCGGGCCTCATCGAGGAAAATCGCCGTCGCGCGAAAGACTATCTCGAAGGTCTGGGCATTCTCGCGTCCATGCGCTTGTGCCCGAACGTGCCTGGCCAATACGCCATCCAGACGGCGCTCGGCGGTTATCAGAGCATCAACGACCTGATCGTGCCGGGCGGGCGGCTGTTCAAACAGCGCGAGCTTGCCTATGACATGCTCACGGCCATTCCGGGCGTTACGTGCGTGAAACCGCAGGCCGCGCTGTATATGTTCCCGAAGCTCGATCCCAAGATGTACCCGATCGAAAACGATCAGCAATTCATCACCGACCTGCTGCTCGAAGAACGCGTGCTGCTTGTGCAAGGCACGGGCTTCAACTGGCCGACGCCGGATCACTTCCGCGTGGTCTTCCTGCCGAACCTCGACGATCTGGCCGACTCGATCAACCGCATCGCGCGCTTTCTCGACGGCTATCGCAAACGTCACTCCGCTTAA
- a CDS encoding Mth938-like domain-containing protein — protein sequence MKLHQDSSGALNTITSYGDDFVAINLERHEGSVIVMPEAPVVKWPVASFDALAPEHFEELVKAAPEVVIFGSGSRLRFPHPRLTAALTKHRIGVETMDIGAACRTYNILMSEGRRVAAALLIEE from the coding sequence TTGAAACTTCATCAAGACTCCAGCGGCGCGCTCAACACCATCACGAGCTACGGAGACGACTTCGTCGCGATCAATCTCGAACGCCATGAGGGCAGCGTGATCGTCATGCCCGAGGCGCCCGTCGTCAAATGGCCGGTGGCATCGTTCGACGCGCTCGCGCCCGAGCATTTCGAGGAACTCGTGAAAGCCGCGCCCGAAGTGGTCATCTTCGGCAGCGGTTCCAGATTGCGCTTTCCGCATCCGCGGCTCACGGCGGCGTTGACCAAGCATCGTATTGGCGTGGAAACGATGGATATCGGCGCTGCCTGCCGCACCTACAACATATTGATGTCCGAAGGCCGGCGCGTGGCCGCCGCACTGCTGATCGAGGAATGA
- a CDS encoding glycosyltransferase family 39 protein, producing MNDTPSRLPLTRLSLILLVVALAVIWFGPLGLRHLVPSDEGRYAEMAREMFVTGDWITPRYNGYKYFEKPPLQTWANALTFAWFGVGEWQARFYTALCGFAGVLMVGYTGARVFNAMTGFAAAVILATCPYWNLMGHFNTLDMGLSFWMGLTLSALLLAQRPGLAVREVRLWMWLCWAAMGAAMLSKGLVGVILPGAVLIIYSLVARDWALWKRLYIGSGLIVFLIVVAPWFVLVQMKNPEFFNFFFIVQQFKRYLTPEQNRPGPFYYFVPVLIVGFLPWLSIAFQSVRHGLKTPRQPNGFAPVTMLLVWSAFIFLFFSASHSKLLSYVLPVAPALALVFGLYLPSLTKPRYRMHLIGYAVFLIAAAFGAIFIGRAGSANTPNALYRAFQIWVYAGLAVAFVVTLAALWLNRRNVLAGAAGLGAAWLLLGTIAGTGHDVFGTDSSGVKLVPAVKAAMAKLPPGTPFYSIAKLDHTMPFYLDQPMIMVQEADELTFGVQTEPRKWVPSIDQWVKLWDSQPYALALMPPGRYDDLAARRVPMQVIARDARRVIVEKPQP from the coding sequence ATGAACGATACGCCTTCGCGGCTACCGCTCACGCGTCTCTCACTCATTCTTCTCGTCGTCGCGCTGGCCGTCATCTGGTTCGGGCCGCTCGGGCTCAGGCATCTCGTGCCGAGCGACGAGGGCCGCTACGCCGAAATGGCGCGCGAAATGTTCGTCACCGGCGACTGGATCACGCCGCGCTACAACGGCTACAAATACTTCGAGAAACCGCCGCTGCAGACCTGGGCGAACGCGCTGACCTTTGCGTGGTTCGGCGTCGGCGAATGGCAGGCGCGGTTCTATACGGCGCTTTGCGGCTTCGCGGGCGTGCTGATGGTCGGCTACACGGGCGCGCGGGTCTTCAACGCAATGACGGGCTTCGCGGCCGCCGTGATTCTCGCGACCTGCCCGTACTGGAACCTGATGGGCCACTTCAACACGCTCGACATGGGCCTGTCGTTCTGGATGGGGCTCACGCTCAGCGCGCTTTTGCTCGCGCAACGCCCAGGGCTCGCCGTGCGCGAAGTGCGGCTCTGGATGTGGCTTTGCTGGGCGGCGATGGGCGCGGCCATGCTCTCCAAGGGGCTCGTCGGCGTGATCCTGCCGGGCGCGGTGCTGATCATCTACTCGCTCGTGGCGCGCGACTGGGCGCTCTGGAAGCGGCTTTATATCGGCAGCGGGCTGATCGTGTTCCTGATCGTCGTCGCGCCGTGGTTCGTGCTCGTGCAGATGAAGAACCCCGAGTTCTTCAATTTCTTCTTCATCGTGCAGCAGTTCAAGCGCTATCTGACGCCCGAGCAGAACCGTCCCGGACCGTTCTATTACTTCGTGCCGGTGCTCATCGTCGGCTTTCTGCCGTGGCTGTCGATCGCGTTCCAGAGCGTGCGCCACGGTCTCAAGACGCCGCGCCAGCCCAACGGATTCGCGCCCGTGACCATGCTGCTCGTCTGGTCCGCGTTCATTTTTCTGTTCTTCAGCGCCTCGCATTCGAAGCTGCTGTCCTATGTCTTGCCGGTTGCACCGGCGCTCGCGCTCGTCTTCGGGCTTTATCTGCCGTCGCTGACGAAGCCGCGTTATCGCATGCATCTGATCGGCTATGCGGTGTTCCTGATCGCCGCGGCGTTCGGCGCGATCTTCATCGGCCGGGCGGGCAGCGCGAATACGCCTAATGCGCTGTATCGCGCGTTCCAGATATGGGTTTATGCGGGACTGGCGGTGGCGTTCGTCGTGACGCTCGCGGCGCTCTGGCTCAATCGCCGGAACGTGCTTGCGGGCGCGGCAGGACTGGGCGCGGCGTGGCTGCTGCTCGGCACCATCGCGGGAACGGGCCACGACGTTTTCGGCACCGACAGCTCGGGCGTCAAGCTCGTGCCAGCCGTGAAAGCCGCGATGGCGAAACTCCCGCCCGGCACGCCCTTTTACTCGATCGCCAAGCTCGATCACACCATGCCGTTCTATCTCGATCAGCCGATGATCATGGTGCAGGAAGCCGACGAACTCACCTTCGGCGTGCAGACGGAGCCGCGGAAGTGGGTGCCGAGCATCGACCAATGGGTCAAGCTTTGGGACTCGCAACCGTATGCGCTCGCGCTGATGCCGCCTGGCCGCTACGACGACCTCGCCGCCCGCCGTGTGCCGATGCAGGTCATCGCCCGCGACGCGCGCCGTGTGATCGTCGAGAAACCGCAACCGTGA
- a CDS encoding SMR family transporter: MNPISFACILIGVLLNACAQLLLKAGVNAVGHFELTASNILPVGFRIATQWPIIGGLACYVLSVGVWIVGLSRVDVSIAYPMLSLGYVVNAFAAWYLFGEVLSLQRLIGIGIILLGVVVLARG; encoded by the coding sequence ATGAATCCGATTTCCTTCGCTTGTATCCTCATCGGCGTATTGTTGAACGCGTGCGCGCAGTTGCTGCTGAAGGCGGGCGTCAACGCCGTCGGGCACTTCGAACTCACGGCAAGCAACATTCTGCCAGTCGGTTTCAGGATCGCGACGCAATGGCCGATCATCGGCGGCCTTGCCTGCTATGTGCTGAGCGTGGGCGTGTGGATCGTCGGCCTTTCGCGCGTGGATGTGTCGATCGCCTATCCGATGCTCTCGCTCGGCTATGTCGTCAACGCCTTCGCGGCGTGGTATTTGTTCGGCGAGGTGCTGTCGCTGCAGCGGCTGATCGGCATCGGCATCATTCTGCTCGGCGTGGTCGTGCTGGCGCGCGGTTAG
- a CDS encoding DegT/DnrJ/EryC1/StrS aminotransferase family protein: MTQTSRPFLPFVKPDIDEETIQGVAEVLRSGWITTGPQNQQFEAELSAFVGGRPVRAFNSGTCTMEIGLRIAGVGAGDEVITTAMTWVSTANVIIEVGATPVLVDIDPGTRNMDLNLLERAITPRTKAIMPVFLGGLPVDMDRLYAITRAHKLRVIEDAAQAFGSSWHGKRIGAFGDLVSFSFHANKNVTSIEGGALVLNDEDEAELARKYRLQGITRTGFDGMDCDVLGGKYNLTDVAARVGLGSLRKVESITQRRRELAQLYFDAFDGGAAVKLGLGLPPRNFTDSNWHMFQVTLPLDQLNLTRAQFMGELKERGIGTGVHYPALHLFTLYRERGFKEGMFPHAEHFGASTVTLPLFPQMSAEDIAHVVTSIDEICAQHARLHA; the protein is encoded by the coding sequence ATGACTCAGACATCGCGGCCGTTCCTGCCCTTCGTCAAGCCCGACATCGATGAAGAAACCATTCAGGGCGTCGCCGAAGTGCTGCGTTCCGGCTGGATTACGACGGGCCCGCAGAACCAGCAGTTCGAGGCGGAATTGTCGGCGTTCGTCGGCGGCAGGCCGGTGCGCGCGTTCAACTCGGGCACCTGCACGATGGAAATCGGCCTGCGAATTGCGGGCGTCGGCGCGGGCGACGAAGTCATCACGACGGCGATGACTTGGGTATCGACGGCGAACGTCATCATCGAAGTCGGCGCGACGCCGGTTCTGGTCGATATCGACCCGGGCACGCGCAACATGGACCTGAACTTGCTGGAACGCGCCATCACGCCGCGCACGAAAGCGATCATGCCGGTGTTTCTGGGCGGCCTGCCGGTGGATATGGACCGGCTTTACGCCATCACGCGCGCCCACAAGCTGCGCGTGATCGAAGACGCGGCGCAGGCGTTCGGTTCGAGCTGGCACGGCAAGCGCATCGGTGCGTTCGGCGATCTCGTTTCGTTCAGCTTTCACGCGAACAAGAACGTGACGTCGATCGAAGGCGGCGCGCTCGTCTTGAACGACGAGGACGAAGCCGAACTCGCGCGGAAGTATCGCCTGCAGGGCATCACGCGCACGGGTTTCGACGGCATGGACTGCGACGTGCTCGGCGGCAAGTACAACCTGACGGATGTGGCGGCGCGCGTGGGTCTCGGGTCGCTGCGCAAGGTGGAAAGCATCACGCAACGGCGGCGCGAACTGGCGCAGCTTTACTTCGATGCCTTCGACGGCGGCGCGGCCGTGAAACTCGGTCTAGGCTTGCCGCCGCGCAACTTTACGGACAGTAACTGGCACATGTTTCAGGTCACGCTGCCGCTCGATCAACTGAATCTCACGCGCGCGCAGTTCATGGGCGAGCTGAAGGAGCGCGGCATCGGCACGGGCGTGCACTATCCGGCCCTGCATCTGTTCACGCTGTATCGCGAGCGCGGCTTCAAGGAAGGCATGTTCCCGCACGCGGAGCACTTCGGCGCATCCACCGTGACGCTGCCGCTTTTCCCGCAAATGAGCGCGGAGGACATCGCGCACGTGGTCACTTCCATCGACGAGATCTGTGCGCAGCACGCCAGACTGCATGCCTAA
- a CDS encoding glycosyltransferase: protein MSHTDFAATAPEVTVVIPVYNEEAGLAALFERLYPALDALDASYEVIFINDGSRDKSAALLAQQFHVRPDTTRVILLNGNYGQHMAILAGFEQSRGEIVVTLDADLQNPPEEIAKLVEKMREGYDYVGTIREQRQDSLWRKKASLAMNRLRERITKIRMTDQGCMLRAYSRHIIDTINRCGEINTFIPALAYTFAQNPIEVGVAHEERFAGESKYSLYSLIRLNFDLVTGFSVVPLQWLSFIGVILSVGSAGLFLLLLIRRFMFGAEVQGVFTLFAITFFMLGVIIFALGLLGEYIGRIYQQVRARPRYLVQTILEQRDGLPTASQPRQQVIHLAVADREDEGR, encoded by the coding sequence ATGAGTCATACGGATTTCGCGGCGACGGCACCCGAGGTAACGGTCGTCATTCCGGTCTACAACGAGGAAGCCGGCCTCGCCGCCCTCTTTGAGCGCCTTTATCCGGCGCTCGATGCGCTCGACGCATCGTACGAGGTGATCTTCATCAACGACGGCAGCCGCGACAAGTCGGCCGCGCTGCTCGCGCAGCAGTTCCACGTGCGTCCGGACACCACGCGCGTGATCCTGCTCAACGGCAACTATGGTCAGCACATGGCGATTCTCGCGGGCTTCGAGCAATCGCGCGGCGAGATCGTCGTCACGCTCGACGCCGACTTGCAGAATCCGCCCGAGGAAATCGCCAAGCTCGTCGAAAAGATGCGTGAAGGCTACGATTACGTCGGCACCATTCGCGAACAACGGCAGGACAGCCTGTGGCGCAAGAAGGCATCGCTTGCCATGAACCGTCTGCGCGAGCGCATCACCAAGATTCGCATGACGGATCAGGGCTGCATGTTGCGCGCGTACAGCCGGCATATCATCGACACGATCAACCGCTGCGGCGAAATCAACACGTTCATTCCGGCGCTTGCCTACACCTTCGCGCAGAACCCGATCGAAGTGGGCGTGGCGCACGAAGAGCGCTTCGCGGGCGAATCCAAGTACTCGCTTTATAGCCTCATCCGGCTGAACTTCGACCTCGTGACGGGCTTTTCGGTCGTGCCGTTGCAATGGCTGTCGTTCATCGGCGTGATCCTTTCGGTCGGATCGGCGGGCCTGTTCCTGCTGCTGTTGATTCGCCGCTTCATGTTCGGCGCGGAAGTTCAGGGCGTGTTCACGCTATTCGCCATCACGTTTTTCATGCTCGGCGTGATCATCTTCGCGCTCGGCCTGCTTGGCGAATATATCGGCCGGATTTATCAGCAAGTGCGTGCGCGTCCGCGCTATCTCGTGCAGACCATCCTCGAGCAGCGCGACGGCCTGCCCACGGCCAGCCAGCCGCGCCAGCAAGTGATCCATCTGGCGGTCGCCGATCGCGAGGACGAAGGCCGATGA
- a CDS encoding formyltransferase, with translation MKPRAVVFAYHNVGVRCLQVLLARGVDVRLVVTHEDSASENIWFGSVAQVAADHGIDVITPADPKAPDVHGAVAHAAPDFIFSFYYRHMLPVTLLALARRGAYNMHGSLLPKYRGRVPTNWAVLNGETESGATLHEMAEKPDAGAILAQTSVPILPDDTAAQVFDKTVVAAEQTLWRVLPALLAGEAPRLPNDLAAGSYYGGRKPEDGRIDWKANAQRVYNLIRAVAPPYPGAFTDMGGERFIVARARLVPETGAPGVTRERLAALRDLPCGLTLADNALFGVCGDGRVVAVHELRHRPLNAEAQPVGEERTVEPAEFDRIIQSSRHS, from the coding sequence ATGAAGCCGCGCGCCGTCGTATTCGCTTATCACAATGTCGGCGTGCGCTGCCTGCAGGTGCTGCTCGCGCGCGGCGTCGACGTGCGGCTCGTCGTGACGCACGAGGACAGCGCAAGCGAGAACATCTGGTTCGGCAGCGTGGCGCAGGTCGCGGCGGATCATGGCATCGACGTGATCACGCCCGCCGATCCCAAAGCGCCCGACGTGCACGGCGCAGTCGCCCACGCCGCGCCGGATTTCATCTTCTCGTTCTACTACCGGCACATGCTGCCCGTGACGCTGCTCGCGTTGGCCAGGCGCGGCGCGTACAACATGCACGGCTCGCTGTTGCCGAAATATCGCGGCCGCGTGCCGACCAACTGGGCGGTGCTCAACGGCGAAACAGAAAGTGGCGCGACGCTGCACGAAATGGCCGAAAAGCCCGACGCCGGCGCGATCCTCGCGCAGACGTCCGTGCCTATCCTGCCGGATGACACCGCTGCTCAGGTCTTCGACAAGACCGTGGTCGCCGCCGAGCAAACGCTCTGGCGCGTACTGCCCGCCCTGCTTGCCGGCGAAGCGCCGCGTCTGCCGAACGATCTCGCCGCCGGCAGCTACTACGGCGGGCGCAAACCGGAAGATGGCCGCATCGACTGGAAGGCGAACGCGCAACGCGTCTACAACCTGATTCGCGCGGTGGCGCCGCCCTATCCCGGCGCGTTCACGGACATGGGCGGCGAGCGCTTCATCGTCGCGCGGGCGCGGCTCGTTCCTGAAACCGGTGCGCCCGGCGTTACGCGCGAGCGGCTCGCCGCGCTCAGGGATTTGCCCTGCGGCCTGACGCTGGCGGATAATGCGCTGTTTGGCGTCTGCGGCGATGGCCGCGTCGTCGCCGTGCACGAGTTGCGTCATCGGCCATTGAATGCCGAAGCGCAGCCCGTGGGCGAGGAGCGCACCGTCGAACCCGCCGAATTCGACCGAATCATTCAATCCTCTCGTCATTCATGA
- a CDS encoding bifunctional UDP-4-keto-pentose/UDP-xylose synthase, with translation MKKVLILGVNGFIGHHLSKRILETTDWEVFGMDMQTDRLGDLANHERMHFFEGDITINKEWVEYHVKKCDVILPLVAIATPATYVKQPLRVFELDFEANLPIVRSAVKYGKHLVFPSTSEVYGMCADEQFDPENSTLSYGPINKPRWIYACSKQLMDRVIWGYGMEGLNFTLFRPFNWIGPGLDSIYTAKEGSSRVVTQFLGHIVRGENISLVDGGAQKRAFTDIDDGIGALMKIIENKDGMASGKIYNIGNPVNNFSVRELAHKMLALAAEYPEYAETAKKVQLVETSSGAYYGAGYQDVQNRVPKIDNTMQELDWKPEASMDDALRKIFEAYRTLVGEARALVEQS, from the coding sequence ATGAAAAAAGTTCTCATCCTGGGTGTCAATGGCTTCATCGGCCATCACCTTTCCAAGCGCATCCTCGAAACGACCGACTGGGAAGTCTTCGGGATGGACATGCAAACCGATCGCCTGGGCGACCTCGCGAATCACGAGCGGATGCATTTCTTCGAAGGCGACATCACCATCAACAAGGAGTGGGTCGAGTATCACGTCAAGAAGTGCGACGTGATTCTGCCGCTCGTCGCCATTGCCACGCCCGCGACCTACGTGAAGCAGCCGCTGCGCGTGTTCGAACTGGACTTCGAGGCCAACCTGCCAATCGTGCGGTCGGCGGTCAAGTACGGCAAGCACCTCGTGTTTCCGTCGACCTCCGAGGTGTACGGCATGTGCGCCGACGAGCAGTTCGATCCGGAGAACTCCACGCTCTCCTACGGCCCCATCAACAAGCCGCGCTGGATCTACGCCTGCTCGAAGCAGTTGATGGACCGCGTGATCTGGGGTTACGGCATGGAAGGCCTCAACTTCACGCTGTTCCGCCCGTTCAACTGGATCGGCCCGGGCCTCGACTCCATCTACACCGCGAAGGAAGGTTCGTCGCGCGTGGTCACGCAGTTCCTGGGACACATCGTGCGCGGCGAGAACATCAGCCTCGTCGATGGCGGCGCGCAAAAGCGTGCGTTCACGGATATCGACGACGGCATCGGCGCGCTGATGAAGATCATCGAGAACAAGGACGGCATGGCGTCGGGCAAGATCTACAACATCGGCAATCCGGTCAACAACTTCTCGGTGCGCGAACTCGCGCACAAGATGCTCGCGCTCGCCGCCGAGTATCCCGAGTACGCGGAGACCGCGAAGAAGGTGCAACTCGTCGAGACTTCGTCGGGCGCGTACTACGGCGCGGGCTATCAGGACGTGCAGAACCGCGTGCCGAAGATCGACAACACCATGCAGGAACTGGACTGGAAGCCGGAAGCGAGCATGGACGACGCGCTGCGCAAGATTTTCGAAGCGTATCGCACGCTCGTCGGCGAAGCTCGCGCGCTCGTCGAGCAGTCTTAA